One part of the Salvelinus fontinalis isolate EN_2023a chromosome 4, ASM2944872v1, whole genome shotgun sequence genome encodes these proteins:
- the ube2l3b gene encoding ubiquitin-conjugating enzyme E2 L3b yields MAASRRLHKELEEIRKSGMKNFRNIQVDESNILTWQGLIVPDNAPYDKGAFRIELIFPAEYPFKPPKITFKTKIYHPNIDEKGQVCLPVISAENWKPATKTDQVIQSLIALVNDPQPEHPLRADLAEEYSKDRKKFFKNAEEFTKKHGEKRPMD; encoded by the exons ATGGCGGCGAGCAGGAGACTACACAAG gAACTTGAAGAGATTCGCAAGTCTGGAATGAAAAACTTCCGGAACATTCAAGTGGATGAATCCAACATACTGACCTGGCAAGGTCTTATTGTccct GACAACGCTCCTTATGACAAGGGAGCTTTCAGGATTGAATTAATCTTCCCCGCCGAGTACCCCTTCAAGCCCCCCAAGATCACGTTCAAGACGAAGATCTACCACCCCAACATCGAtgagaagggacaggtgtgtctgCCTGTCATTAGCGCAGAGAACTGGAAACCGGCTACCAAAACTGACCAAG TAATTCAGTCCCTGATTGCGTTGGTCAACGACCCCCAGCCAGAGCACCCGCTGAGGGCAGACCTAGCAGAAGAATACTCAAAGGACCGGAAAAAATTCTTTAAGAACGCAGAGGAGTTTACAAAGAAACATGGAGAAAAGAGACCAATGGACTGA